A window from Acinonyx jubatus isolate Ajub_Pintada_27869175 chromosome E1, VMU_Ajub_asm_v1.0, whole genome shotgun sequence encodes these proteins:
- the LOC106984393 gene encoding translation initiation factor IF-2-like yields the protein MGRLRPAAGELHRSSVAGRGLSAPAFAGGRAGSRSDRPEEEKGKLLELGGGKDCGRASERNSPNFRGVSPPRSSPPQRRARAPLGSGRRRPPGPGRLGEAAAPGPARAQGSGTSGRGARLAATSPTPGGGGGGGGGGGGRRRRSGLGGAGGRGLRWEAPRLGLGPGPAPRRSERRFLGTDLQALVTGEDGCLQDPDHVIILLASLPPSGPLLPGSGHPSHASIPALPETVFKGLGLLRSVRIKICPGEGTTSSIQRTLRPRTHELEMEEILAARPSEPDRGDVTICSWQNFTSIIFSAAQSPLLILILRMEGVRQKRSGDSLGDTAKDRAALGFGAAALDSRCQCSFGGHFHREPWEMSGTEKMLT from the exons ATGGGGAGGTTGAGGCCCGCCGCAGGAGAGCTCCACCGGAGCAGCGTGGCCGGCAGGGGGCTCTCCGCGCCGGCCTTCGCGGGAGGACGCGCCGGCAGCCGCTCTGACCGgccagaggaggaaaagggaaaattacTGGAGCTCGGGGGCGGGAAGGACTGC GGCCGCGCGAGCGAGCGGAACTCCCCCAACTTTCGAGGGGTCTCGCCGCCCCGCTCCTCTCCCCCGCAGCGCCGGGCTCGCGCTCCCTTGGGGagcgggcggcggcggcccccAGGTCCGGGCAGGTTGGGCGAGGCCGCGGCGCCCGGTCCGGCGCGCGCGCAGGGCTCCGGGACGTCGGGGCGTGGGGCCCGGCTCGCAGCTACTTCCCCGacccccggcggcggcggcggcggcggcggcggcggcggcggccggcggCGGCGGAGCGGGCTCGGCGGTGCGGGAGGGCGCGGCCTGCGGTGGGAGGCGCCCCGCCTGGGGCTCGGCCCCGGCCCTGCGCCCCGCAGATCTGAGCGCAG GTTTCTAGGTACAGACTTACAAGCCCTCGTCACTGGAGAAGATGGCTGTTTGCAGGACCCTGACCACGTGATCATCCTTCTGGCCAGCCTTCCTCCTTCGGGCCCCTTACTCCCGGGCTCTGGTCATCCCAGCCATGCCTCCATACCAGCCCTGCCAGAGACCGTTTTTAAAGGGCTGGGTCTGCTCAGGAGCGTCCGCATTAAGATCTGCCCAGGAGAAGGGACAACTTCAAG CATCCAGAGAACTCTCCGGCCACGCACCCACGAGCTAGAGATGGAAGAGATTCTGGCAGCCCGGCCTTCAGAGCCTGATCGAGGAGATGTGACCATTTGCAGTTGGCAGAATTTCACGTCCATTATTTTCTCTGCCGCTCAGAGCCCTCTTTTGATCCTCATTCTACGGATGGAGGGAGTGAGGCAAAAGCGATCAGGAGACTCGCTGGGAGACACAGCCAAGGATAGGGCAGCGCTGGGGTTCGGTGCTGCAGCCTTGGACTCCCGCTGCCAGTGCTCTTTCG